Within the Carassius gibelio isolate Cgi1373 ecotype wild population from Czech Republic chromosome B4, carGib1.2-hapl.c, whole genome shotgun sequence genome, the region TGTACAGAGGCAAGATAAAcagaaaaaataccatctaaacccTTCTAAAGACAGTGATTTCccctcagacatacattcatataaactcctagcCCTAAATGAATCGTgattgtttagcatctcaaccgatttgaatcgaACTTCAACCGGTAAATCATTACATCCCTAAAATAGAATCTTTTGGTAAATTTCCAGAGCGCAAACACAAATACTCAATTTTTTAAAGTCTCATGCAGAATGTGTGAGAGATGGCAGCCAGGCCTGAAGTGTCTGACTTTACTCCAGTGATGCGTGTATGGGCTGATCGTGCGTGTGTTTCAGAACGAGCTGGAGAACTTTCCTCTGGCCTCGATCCAGCACTGTCAGGCCGTGATGAACGCCTGCAGCTACGACTCCATCCTGGCTCTGGTGTGTAAGGAGTCTGGTCAGGGCAAACCGGACCTGCACCTGTTCCAGTGCGACGACATCAAGGTCTGGTCTAACTGCTTCACGTGTTTGCTGACCGACAACTACTGAGTACttgtattaattaactacatgtacttactataggaTTAGGGTTACTTCCATGTAATTTTGCATCATTTATTAtgtagttttatatttataaagcaaATGCACAAACCCAAATAGGTAATAAAACAGTTATCGCCCTTTGCAATAGTTAAAATGTGCATGAGTAACTGGGAATTTAATTgctgattacagttacatttattttgtaattaaatcagGCCAATTTGATCCACATGGACATCGAGAGCGCCGTCAGTGACAGCAAGGGCGGGAAGGTCAAGAAGCGTCCAGAGGTGCTGAAGTAAGTCCAGCGCTTGTGAATTATGAAGATGTCTGTTGCCACGGTTACGCAGCATCCGTTTCTCTGTGTCCATCAGAATGATCCTAAAGAGTGACGGGACCATCCCTCCGCCCCCAGGAGGCCCCGCCCCCGAGCTtccagcagctgtcaatcaaacggaTGGCAAGAGCCGAGTGGCCAGTTGGACTCCGTGGACCAATGAGCAGCAGGAGGGTAAGAAGAGGCGTGTCTATCATTAACCCTCGAGTTCCTGTTCCAGagtttcactgtgtgtgtgtgtgtcctcagatGATCCACAGAGACATTACACAGAGCTGGATGGCTCTCCTGGGATGAGCGCATCGCAAGTGGACAGAGATGTGGTGAGTATTTACACTGATACATCACATCCTGTTCCTGCTCCTGAGGATGCTTAATAAGTCTTAGGAAGCATACATTTGATTTTTTAATTTCAAGGTTATTAAGTCTTAaaaagtgtgtgtatacatgtatgCAGTTATATGCCCCCAAaatttaatatacaatatataaattgaATTTGAATGCTAGAGTGTGACATAAAAGGTGATTTCTATGCATAAGTATAGAAAAAAATCCCGTTATATAGGTAAAATGCTGCTGTTAACAGCACATCccttataatttttattttaaaagccttAAAATTAGACTTAATCCGCCAATGAGACGAGCCCATCACTGCAGATAAACTGGgcctgttttaaatattttttaccggCTAGGAAACAGTTTTTGTGGAATTGTATTAAATACAGGCAAAAAAATTGGGGAAACAAaccaaataatgatttatttatttttgggtaaaaatTTTGATTGCAATTTTATAATTTGATAATATTTAGCAGTGGATAAAACACATCATGAAGACTTTCAGTCAGTTTGATGGTTGTGCGAGAGTCATGTTGGTGTTGCAGATGTCTgtctatgtgcgtgtgtgtgtgcacatgtgtgtgtgtgtgcctacaGCAGATTGtaaaatactgatgtgtgttacAGCAAATCCTAAATCACATTCTGGACGACATCGAACACTTCGTCACCAAACTGCAGAAAGCCGCCGAGGCCTTTAACGATCTCTCAAAACGCAAGAAAACCAAGAAGAGCAAAAAGAAAGGACCCGGAGGTAAGCATCTCCAcacatcctcatcatcctcatcctcatcagtgTGTCATGAGCGTGTTTGCTGTGTATGTCTTTAATCAGAGGGAGTTTTGACGCTGAGAGCTAAACCTCCATCTCAGGACGAGTTTATCGACTGCTTCCAGAAGTTCAAACATGCCTTCAACCTGCTGGTGAGTGACGTCGAACAGGTTACCATCCCAATTACAAACATTAGAAAAATTCATTTATATGATCTGTGATGTGATTATTGATTGACATTCCAGGGGAAGTTGAAGAACCACATTCAGAACCCTAGTGCTGTGGATCTGGTCCACTTCCTGTTCAATCCTCTCAGACTGGTGCGTCTtctgatcatgtgtgtgtgtgtggaacagtTGTTCTGTCAGActgacgtttgtgtgtgtgtgtgtgtgtctcaggtgaTCCAGACGTCTGGAGGAGTGGATCTGGCTAAAAGCGTGATCGTTCCTCTCCTCACCAGAGAAGCCATTGACTTCCTGCACGCGGCGGGTTCGGCGGAGGAGAGACACTTGTGGGTCACGCTGGGAGACGGATGGACCAAATGCAGGTACTGGAGCGTCTCTATTAATAACAAAACTGACCGATAATGAAAGCTTCATAGAACAGACTCAAACAAGATATAAAGCAACACATACCTAAATttcaaaacctaaaaaaataaccgactgatgtttacatttttacagaacaAACACAACCGATATTTAATTCTCCTAACCgaacaaatgtttaattttatacaGAACAAACACAACTGATATTTAACTCTCCAAACCAAACAAATGTTAAATTTTATACAGAACAAACATAACCGATATTAAACTCTCCTAAccaaacaaatgttacattttttacagAACACGACCGATATTTAACTCTCCTAacgaaacaaatgtaaaaatttttacAGAACAAACACAACTGATATTTAATTCTAACcgaacaaatgtttatttttatacagaACAAACTCAACCGATATTTAACTCTCCTAAccaaacaaatgtttaattttttactgAACAAACACAACcgatatttcatatttcaaatcGAACAACATTTAAGTCTCTTAACAGAGCtgattaatgtttatatttttgaaGAACAAACACAGCCGATATTTAAATCTCTTTACTGAACAAAACTGACCGATAATTTGGTCTCTTAATAGAAATGCCAGGCAGAGTGGTGAGTGAGAGGAGAATATATAGTCCGTGACAATGggcaccaggtgtgtgtgtgtgtgtgtgtgggtgggtgaaCAGGTGTGTGGAGTAAAGGTAAATGACTCCGGGATAATGGGAAATGGCGTCCTCTGGtggtgagagagagaaacaccGGGTCCGGGCTCATGACAAGAAAAAGCTCAActgtcatttaaatattttaacagaacGAAACCAACCGATATTTGAATCTTTTAACCGGAAAAAACTGTTtgatgtttaaacattttaacgGAACAAAATTAActcacatttacatattttaaccaAACAACTTATATTTAAATCTCTTAACTTTTAACAACTGATGACATTTAAATCTCTTAATTGTCTCTGAAAGCACAAACACATGTATGAGTCTCTGCTGAACCGATATAAGTGCTAGACAACACTATAAATACAATATAGCTAGGCAGACGAACTCAGAACGGTTACGATATCCCAGGTTTAAATCGTGctcaaatttatttgattttgatgcaatatttacactgaagctcgcAGGAGGCTATGGTAAGAGGCATAACATTTCCTGACCAGGCACAGaggagccaatcacaacacacactggcccagctaaccaatcacagcgcattTGGTATTTCAGAAGGCGGTCCTTCGTTTGATACATGAACTATTCGAGCCGTTCATCCCAGACTGGAGAGAGAGGtgctgtaataatgtaaaatatgtgaaacatAATGTGTTTTCGAACAACCcagtatgagagcctgttctagtacacccccaaaacacaATCAAGTTCAAGCATCTTGTCTCGTGTGTAGGTTGGAGTGGCCAAAGGATCACCTGTTTCCTCCGCACACGCTGTGTTTCCGGGACGGCTGGGAGCCGCCGGTGCTGGTGTCTCGTGAGCAGGACGTGGCTCAGCTGGCGGAGAGGCTCGGTGCGGCTCAGAGACCCGTGGACAGACCTCCGCTCGACGTGAGACGCTCTTTCACCTTTAACACTTACAGTGTGAAGCTGTGAAGCACTTGTTGACGTGAAAGTGTTTTCTCTCCTGACAGCAGCCGCTGGTTCAGGACTTCCCCGGTGCAGACGGGTACGGCTACAAACACACCTCTTACAAGCGCTTGCACCTGCTGGAGCCGGACACGGCCGTGGCTGCTTTTAAACACGCGGTCAGCCGTCATGTAGATAGGTAAAACCCACCTGGGTACGAGCGACCTCACCGCGCGCCCTGGAGAACCGGCTCAGTGCAGGCTGTGCTTCTGGGGCTGTTCTGGGGTCATTCTGTTTCTCCAAACTCTCAACTCTGACCTGAACTCTCAATCTGTTAAAACCTCCAGGTTTCTGTCATCTAATGGAGTAAAGTCTCTTCCCGTCTCGTTCTTGAGCTCTGAGACGCTCCTCCATGGCGGCAGCGGTCGGTCAATAACTACATTCATCTGTAGATTCAGCATTTAAAGAGAGCGAGCTTGTGTTTAAGAGATTTCTTGTCTtgttttgcagcacaaataagtcaGCATTGTTAAACCAAGACAcgtttacttgagaagcaaaattgctTCAGAAATATAGCGAGgggaaaacacaaacaaaaaacattcttaGTAGATGTTTCCATATACTAAATGCTGATAGTTATGCTAAATGCtaaatgcattatttgttttttatgcaGTTTCAGATTTTAAAAATGGTGCTATATAAGTAAGAAGCTAAAAAAGTACTTGCATGATTTAATGCTTAAAggttttaaattaaagtaaagtattgcattaaaattaaagtatttaaaatattgcaattttaatgcatttcattgtGGACCTATTCCTCCACCTTGTGTAAAATAGACTTATTAAAGGAAATGAGTGTGACATGTTGTTTATTGTtagtacatttattaataatagtgTAATAAATCTAATAAACGTCCAATGCACACTTTTGACCAAATCTATGCTGTTTGCATTAACAACtagtttgatcaaaaacacacacaagggTTAAAATAAGTCCAAATATCTGCCAGTTTATTTTTCTGAGCCCATTAGCAAATATACTTGTTCTAAGCTCAAACTCAATTAGTTTTGAATATATTTCAGAAAGCAAGACAAGAAAACAATGTCTgaagtcattttgcttctcagtTAAATGTATCTTTTTGTAGTGAAAAACgaggtgatttatttttattcctggAGGTTCATTGACTCTTTTCTCTTCAGGAACCCAGAGGCTCTCAGCCGGACGCAGAGGAACTTCGCCAAATCCAGATACGACTTTGTGGCCAGAAACAACACTGAACTGTCTGTGATGAAAGACGAGGTGGTGGAGGTACgtcacatgatgatgatgatgatgatgatgtcagtgTGATGTCTGTCATGTGACGTGTCGATCTGATTGGCCGTCAGGTGCTGGATGACAGGAAGCAGTGGTGGAAGGTGCAAAACAGCTCGGGGGCTATGGGATATGTGCCAAACAACATCTTGGAAATCAGCAGGGCAGTGGACATGACGGGCCGCGGAGAGCCCATCTACAGCCACACcatacaggtgacacacacacacacacacacacacacaagactgcATGCTTCAACTTCACTTTCATTTCATCTCATTATTTTGCCATCTGTTCATCTTAAAGCTAATGATGCCAAAAAAGGAATTTGAGTTGTTTAAGGTAAactggagtgtgtgtgttcagtttcTTTTGATTTCCTGCATTAGTTCAGTTTatctccctctgtgtgtgtgtgtgtgtgtgtgtgtgtgtgtgtgtgtgtgtgtgtgtgtgcctccttggggacaaatttgtacaCAGAAGTGGGTTAAACCTAACAAAACCTCCTGTTAGAGatatcctcatttgtaaaaatgttataaaaattagtttttcatgaactgtaaaaatgcagctttgtttTCTGCTAGAGTTAGTGTGTTAGTTAATTAGTATTTATAACtagctgtaaataaaacaatagatGTCTGTGAAATGACtagtaaatgcatgtgtgtgtgtgtgtgtgtgtgtgtgttgtttgttggattgtgtgtgtgtgtgtgtgtgtgtgtgtgtgtgtggttgaattAAATTTTTGACGTCACTCTTCATTTTTCTCTCAAGCAATTACTGGGCGAGTTAAACGAGGTAACTGGATTATTTTGTCTCACAGTCAGTGAAACCCCTCATAATCAACAATCTCAGGATGTTTTTCATAGAGATCTGTCTGTGTAGAGGCCAGCTAGACTTTATAACTATTAATACAGTATAAATTATGAACTACTGTTACTCTGTGTGTTAGGGGCCTTTCACACAGAACACGTCATGCATCTAAACTTGCTACTGTAAACAACGCTTGCCCCGCCTCCAGGCTCTTCTGATTGGACTGTTCTGGAACTGACATTAATGAACAGCGCTGTGTGTACGtgtttaactcttttaactgTAGACGgcattttaaaaacactgcaCTCATGTGAGAGATGCTGCAGAAACACAAGGCATGAGTAGTGGTCAAGCACATCAGTCTAGTACATGTTTATATAGAAACACAAAGGAGAAGTAGTGCATTGGAATAGAAAAgcgtgttctgtgtgaatggccatTTGGAAACCTCATGCAATCAGCTCATCTGATGTCCAAGCAAATTTGATCATGTGATTACAGCAGGTCTGCAGGTGAACTAAATCTCGAGCGCTTCAGCATTTCCTGTGTGAACAGGAAGTGCATCAGTGTGAGTTCAGTTCAGTGACTGACTGTGCTATTTGTGCCGTTCAGAAGCAGCGCTCAGATTATGTGCCCAAACCAGCGGTGACTGAAGCCCCACCCACCCCAGTGGCCCCGCCTCCTCCCGCCCCACTGCAGATCCCCACCCCTCCACTGCTGCCCGCATCCGCCCAAAAACAGGACACAACAGCGGCCAACGGCCAGCAACAAAACGACAGCGACGGCGTGACCATGAGAGATCATCAGAGAGAGAGACCCGCGCCCGCCAgccgtacgcacacacacacacacacacaatcagcacATTTTCTAAAAAAGAAGCCATACTGGGCAaattgatacaaaacattaaaggggtcatgaactgagaaaccaaaattcccttgatcttttgacatatagaggtcattcattgtaattttcagaactcaaaactttgtcTAAAAACAGCTTGGAATGTTATGATGTATTAGTGTGGATAAGCCTCGCCTCCACAGAACATCAACActtgcttctacatcactgcctgtttagccccgcccaccaattctaCATCACTACTGGTTttcgattctacatcactgcctgtttagccccgcccaccagttCTACATCACtacctgtttagccccacccactgattctacatcactgccagtttagccc harbors:
- the eps8a gene encoding epidermal growth factor receptor kinase substrate 8a isoform X3, with protein sequence MQSPDMNGFAGVTAQSSQINGHGSLSPDVPAKRTGGKALYEQRKNYTKNSINSLTDTSQYHVEHLTTFVMDRKEAMLTIEDGIRKLRLLDAKGKVWTQDMILQVDGKAVSLIDNDSKNELENFPLASIQHCQAVMNACSYDSILALVCKESGQGKPDLHLFQCDDIKANLIHMDIESAVSDSKGGKVKKRPEVLKMILKSDGTIPPPPGGPAPELPAAVNQTDGKSRVASWTPWTNEQQEDDPQRHYTELDGSPGMSASQVDRDVQILNHILDDIEHFVTKLQKAAEAFNDLSKRKKTKKSKKKGPGEGVLTLRAKPPSQDEFIDCFQKFKHAFNLLGKLKNHIQNPSAVDLVHFLFNPLRLVIQTSGGVDLAKSVIVPLLTREAIDFLHAAGSAEERHLWVTLGDGWTKCRLEWPKDHLFPPHTLCFRDGWEPPVLVSREQDVAQLAERLGAAQRPVDRPPLDQPLVQDFPGADGYGYKHTSYKRLHLLEPDTAVAAFKHAVSRHVDRNPEALSRTQRNFAKSRYDFVARNNTELSVMKDEVVEVLDDRKQWWKVQNSSGAMGYVPNNILEISRAVDMTGRGEPIYSHTIQLMMPKKEFELFKQLLGELNEKQRSDYVPKPAVTEAPPTPVAPPPPAPLQIPTPPLLPASAQKQDTTAANGQQQNDSDGVTMRDHQRERPAPASRRKSNMEEVQDELMHRLTLGRSAQKKLQAPSRSSSLPAVNITFDSTPDDVKAWLQLKGFSEATINSLGVLTGAQLFSLNKDELKTVCPDDGARVYSQIAVQKAALERNAASELQEIMRRRQEKLASAAASDSGVESFDEGSNH
- the eps8a gene encoding epidermal growth factor receptor kinase substrate 8a isoform X7; its protein translation is MQSPDMNGFAGVTAQSSQINGHGSLSPDVPAKRTGGKALYGTDGVYFLHTSAKHKKKEQRKNYTKNSINSLTDTSQYHVEHLTTFVMDRKEAMLTIEDGIRKLRLLDAKGKVWTQDMILQVDGKAVSLIDNDSKNELENFPLASIQHCQAVMNACSYDSILALVCKESGQGKPDLHLFQCDDIKANLIHMDIESAVSDSKGGKVKKRPEVLKMILKSDGTIPPPPGGPAPELPAAVNQTDGKSRVASWTPWTNEQQEDDPQRHYTELDGSPGMSASQVDRDVQILNHILDDIEHFVTKLQKAAEAFNDLSKRKKTKKSKKKGPGEGVLTLRAKPPSQDEFIDCFQKFKHAFNLLGKLKNHIQNPSAVDLVHFLFNPLRLVIQTSGGVDLAKSVIVPLLTREAIDFLHAAGSAEERHLWVTLGDGWTKCRLEWPKDHLFPPHTLCFRDGWEPPVLVSREQDVAQLAERLGAAQRPVDRPPLDQPLVQDFPGADGYGYKHTSYKRLHLLEPDTAVAAFKHAVSRHVDRNPEALSRTQRNFAKSRYDFVARNNTELSVMKDEVVEVLDDRKQWWKVQNSSGAMGYVPNNILEISRAVDMTGRGEPIYSHTIQLMMPKKEFELFKQLLGELNEKQRSDYVPKPAVTEAPPTPVAPPPPAPLQIPTPPLLPASAQKQDTTAANGQQQNDSDGVTMRDHQRERPAPASRRKSNMEEVQDELMHRLTLGRSAQKKLQAPSRSSSLPAVNITFDSTPDDVKAWLQLKGFSEATINSLGVLTGAQLFSLNKDELKTVCPDDGARVYSQIAVQKAALEVFF
- the eps8a gene encoding epidermal growth factor receptor kinase substrate 8a isoform X4, whose protein sequence is MQSPDMNGFAGVTAQSSQINGHGSLSPDVPAKRTGGKALYGTDGVYFLHTSAKHKKKEQRKNYTKNSINSLTDTSQYHVEHLTTFVMDRKEAMLTIEDGIRKLRLLDAKGKVWTQDMILQVDGKAVSLIDNDSKNELENFPLASIQHCQAVMNACSYDSILALVCKESGQGKPDLHLFQCDDIKANLIHMDIESAVSDSKGGKVKKRPEVLKMILKSDGTIPPPPGGPAPELPAAVNQTDGKSRVASWTPWTNEQQEDDPQRHYTELDGSPGMSASQVDRDVQILNHILDDIEHFVTKLQKAAEAFNDLSKRKKTKKSKKKGPGEGVLTLRAKPPSQDEFIDCFQKFKHAFNLLGKLKNHIQNPSAVDLVHFLFNPLRLVIQTSGGVDLAKSVIVPLLTREAIDFLHAAGSAEERHLWVTLGDGWTKCRLEWPKDHLFPPHTLCFRDGWEPPVLVSREQDVAQLAERLGAAQRPVDRPPLDQPLVQDFPGADGYGYKHTSYKRLHLLEPDTAVAAFKHAVSRHVDRNPEALSRTQRNFAKSRYDFVARNNTELSVMKDEVVEVLDDRKQWWKVQNSSGAMGYVPNNILEISRAVDMTGRGEPIYSHTIQKQRSDYVPKPAVTEAPPTPVAPPPPAPLQIPTPPLLPASAQKQDTTAANGQQQNDSDGVTMRDHQRERPAPASRRKSNMEEVQDELMHRLTLGRSAQKKLQAPSRSSSLPAVNITFDSTPDDVKAWLQLKGFSEATINSLGVLTGAQLFSLNKDELKTVCPDDGARVYSQIAVQKAALERNAASELQEIMRRRQEKLASAAASDSGVESFDEGSNH
- the eps8a gene encoding epidermal growth factor receptor kinase substrate 8a isoform X2, with amino-acid sequence MQSPDMNGFAGVTAQSSQINGHGSLSPDVPAKRTGGKALYGTDGVYFLHTSAKHKKKEQRKNYTKNSINSLTDTSQYHVEHLTTFVMDRKEAMLTIEDGIRKLRLLDAKGKVWTQDMILQVDGKAVSLIDNDSKNELENFPLASIQHCQAVMNACSYDSILALVCKESGQGKPDLHLFQCDDIKANLIHMDIESAVSDSKGGKVKKRPEVLKMILKSDGTIPPPPGGPAPELPAAVNQTDGKSRVASWTPWTNEQQEDDPQRHYTELDGSPGMSASQVDRDVQILNHILDDIEHFVTKLQKAAEAFNDLSKRKKTKKSKKKGPGEGVLTLRAKPPSQDEFIDCFQKFKHAFNLLGKLKNHIQNPSAVDLVHFLFNPLRLVIQTSGGVDLAKSVIVPLLTREAIDFLHAAGSAEERHLWVTLGDGWTKCRLEWPKDHLFPPHTLCFRDGWEPPVLVSREQDVAQLAERLGAAQRPVDRPPLDPLVQDFPGADGYGYKHTSYKRLHLLEPDTAVAAFKHAVSRHVDRNPEALSRTQRNFAKSRYDFVARNNTELSVMKDEVVEVLDDRKQWWKVQNSSGAMGYVPNNILEISRAVDMTGRGEPIYSHTIQLMMPKKEFELFKQLLGELNEKQRSDYVPKPAVTEAPPTPVAPPPPAPLQIPTPPLLPASAQKQDTTAANGQQQNDSDGVTMRDHQRERPAPASRRKSNMEEVQDELMHRLTLGRSAQKKLQAPSRSSSLPAVNITFDSTPDDVKAWLQLKGFSEATINSLGVLTGAQLFSLNKDELKTVCPDDGARVYSQIAVQKAALERNAASELQEIMRRRQEKLASAAASDSGVESFDEGSNH
- the eps8a gene encoding epidermal growth factor receptor kinase substrate 8a isoform X8, whose amino-acid sequence is MQSPDMNGFAGVTAQSSQINGHGSLSPDVPAKRTGGKALYGTDGVYFLHTSAKHKKKEQRKNYTKNSINSLTDTSQYHVEHLTTFVMDRKEAMLTIEDGIRKLRLLDAKGKVWTQDMILQVDGKAVSLIDNDSKNELENFPLASIQHCQAVMNACSYDSILALVCKESGQGKPDLHLFQCDDIKANLIHMDIESAVSDSKGGKVKKRPEVLKMILKSDGTIPPPPGGPAPELPAAVNQTDGKSRVASWTPWTNEQQEDDPQRHYTELDGSPGMSASQVDRDVQILNHILDDIEHFVTKLQKAAEAFNDLSKRKKTKKSKKKGPGEGVLTLRAKPPSQDEFIDCFQKFKHAFNLLGKLKNHIQNPSAVDLVHFLFNPLRLVIQTSGGVDLAKSVIVPLLTREAIDFLHAAGSAEERHLWVTLGDGWTKCRLEWPKDHLFPPHTLCFRDGWEPPVLVSREQDVAQLAERLGAAQRPVDRPPLDQPLVQDFPGADGNPEALSRTQRNFAKSRYDFVARNNTELSVMKDEVVEVLDDRKQWWKVQNSSGAMGYVPNNILEISRAVDMTGRGEPIYSHTIQKQRSDYVPKPAVTEAPPTPVAPPPPAPLQIPTPPLLPASAQKQDTTAANGQQQNDSDGVTMRDHQRERPAPASRRKSNMEEVQDELMHRLTLGRSAQKKLQAPSRSSSLPAVNITFDSTPDDVKAWLQLKGFSEATINSLGVLTGAQLFSLNKDELKTVCPDDGARVYSQIAVQKAALERNAASELQEIMRRRQEKLASAAASDSGVESFDEGSNH
- the eps8a gene encoding epidermal growth factor receptor kinase substrate 8a isoform X6 encodes the protein MQSPDMNGFAGVTAQSSQINGHGSLSPDVPAKRTGGKALYGTDGVYFLHTSAKHKKKEQRKNYTKNSINSLTDTSQYHVEHLTTFVMDRKEAMLTIEDGIRKLRLLDAKGKVWTQDMILQVDGKAVSLIDNDSKNELENFPLASIQHCQAVMNACSYDSILALVCKESGQGKPDLHLFQCDDIKANLIHMDIESAVSDSKGGKVKKRPEVLKMILKSDGTIPPPPGGPAPELPAAVNQTDGKSRVASWTPWTNEQQEDDPQRHYTELDGSPGMSASQVDRDVQILNHILDDIEHFVTKLQKAAEAFNDLSKRKKTKKSKKKGPGEGVLTLRAKPPSQDEFIDCFQKFKHAFNLLGKLKNHIQNPSAVDLVHFLFNPLRLVIQTSGGVDLAKSVIVPLLTREAIDFLHAAGSAEERHLWVTLGDGWTKCRLEWPKDHLFPPHTLCFRDGWEPPVLVSREQDVAQLAERLGAAQRPVDRPPLDPLVQDFPGADGNPEALSRTQRNFAKSRYDFVARNNTELSVMKDEVVEVLDDRKQWWKVQNSSGAMGYVPNNILEISRAVDMTGRGEPIYSHTIQLMMPKKEFELFKQLLGELNEKQRSDYVPKPAVTEAPPTPVAPPPPAPLQIPTPPLLPASAQKQDTTAANGQQQNDSDGVTMRDHQRERPAPASRRKSNMEEVQDELMHRLTLGRSAQKKLQAPSRSSSLPAVNITFDSTPDDVKAWLQLKGFSEATINSLGVLTGAQLFSLNKDELKTVCPDDGARVYSQIAVQKAALERNAASELQEIMRRRQEKLASAAASDSGVESFDEGSNH
- the eps8a gene encoding epidermal growth factor receptor kinase substrate 8a isoform X1; this translates as MQSPDMNGFAGVTAQSSQINGHGSLSPDVPAKRTGGKALYGTDGVYFLHTSAKHKKKEQRKNYTKNSINSLTDTSQYHVEHLTTFVMDRKEAMLTIEDGIRKLRLLDAKGKVWTQDMILQVDGKAVSLIDNDSKNELENFPLASIQHCQAVMNACSYDSILALVCKESGQGKPDLHLFQCDDIKANLIHMDIESAVSDSKGGKVKKRPEVLKMILKSDGTIPPPPGGPAPELPAAVNQTDGKSRVASWTPWTNEQQEDDPQRHYTELDGSPGMSASQVDRDVQILNHILDDIEHFVTKLQKAAEAFNDLSKRKKTKKSKKKGPGEGVLTLRAKPPSQDEFIDCFQKFKHAFNLLGKLKNHIQNPSAVDLVHFLFNPLRLVIQTSGGVDLAKSVIVPLLTREAIDFLHAAGSAEERHLWVTLGDGWTKCRLEWPKDHLFPPHTLCFRDGWEPPVLVSREQDVAQLAERLGAAQRPVDRPPLDQPLVQDFPGADGYGYKHTSYKRLHLLEPDTAVAAFKHAVSRHVDRNPEALSRTQRNFAKSRYDFVARNNTELSVMKDEVVEVLDDRKQWWKVQNSSGAMGYVPNNILEISRAVDMTGRGEPIYSHTIQLMMPKKEFELFKQLLGELNEKQRSDYVPKPAVTEAPPTPVAPPPPAPLQIPTPPLLPASAQKQDTTAANGQQQNDSDGVTMRDHQRERPAPASRRKSNMEEVQDELMHRLTLGRSAQKKLQAPSRSSSLPAVNITFDSTPDDVKAWLQLKGFSEATINSLGVLTGAQLFSLNKDELKTVCPDDGARVYSQIAVQKAALERNAASELQEIMRRRQEKLASAAASDSGVESFDEGSNH
- the eps8a gene encoding epidermal growth factor receptor kinase substrate 8a isoform X9 translates to MQSPDMNGFAGVTAQSSQINGHGSLSPDVPAKRTGGKALYEQRKNYTKNSINSLTDTSQYHVEHLTTFVMDRKEAMLTIEDGIRKLRLLDAKGKVWTQDMILQVDGKAVSLIDNDSKNELENFPLASIQHCQAVMNACSYDSILALVCKESGQGKPDLHLFQCDDIKANLIHMDIESAVSDSKGGKVKKRPEVLKMILKSDGTIPPPPGGPAPELPAAVNQTDGKSRVASWTPWTNEQQEDDPQRHYTELDGSPGMSASQVDRDVQILNHILDDIEHFVTKLQKAAEAFNDLSKRKKTKKSKKKGPGEGVLTLRAKPPSQDEFIDCFQKFKHAFNLLGKLKNHIQNPSAVDLVHFLFNPLRLVIQTSGGVDLAKSVIVPLLTREAIDFLHAAGSAEERHLWVTLGDGWTKCRLEWPKDHLFPPHTLCFRDGWEPPVLVSREQDVAQLAERLGAAQRPVDRPPLDQPLVQDFPGADGNPEALSRTQRNFAKSRYDFVARNNTELSVMKDEVVEVLDDRKQWWKVQNSSGAMGYVPNNILEISRAVDMTGRGEPIYSHTIQKQRSDYVPKPAVTEAPPTPVAPPPPAPLQIPTPPLLPASAQKQDTTAANGQQQNDSDGVTMRDHQRERPAPASRRKSNMEEVQDELMHRLTLGRSAQKKLQAPSRSSSLPAVNITFDSTPDDVKAWLQLKGFSEATINSLGVLTGAQLFSLNKDELKTVCPDDGARVYSQIAVQKAALERNAASELQEIMRRRQEKLASAAASDSGVESFDEGSNH